Proteins encoded within one genomic window of Myxococcales bacterium:
- a CDS encoding aminotransferase class V-fold PLP-dependent enzyme, producing MTDWKKIRKDFPAAENVVYFVSAGMSPIPTPVFERMVSEYRKLNQHGDVGWQEDIAKKRELYAGVGKLINAKPGDMAFMQNTSLSMSMIALSLKNNACKKYNVVSMLDEFPATTVPFEYIGTEMKYVSPVSSRYSIESILSLVDEDTMAVVTSYVQYATGFRQDLAKLGAELKKRNILFIVNATQGFPIFPIDVERMHIDAMSASLHKWGMAGLVGAIFYTSEKFRERFPTPIAGWLSVHPDEGDFIYTEKNAHPEIYDSAAQFDIGSSNLQGINSFGAAFEYMSSIDFGRMRERIFSLSDILIRGLSKLPVRIVSPVADPDERSASTSFSVGEKSKELVSYLSNRKILVSYRGGNIRVAINIFNDEGDIEKLLDAVGDFIR from the coding sequence ATGACGGACTGGAAAAAGATCAGAAAAGATTTTCCCGCCGCTGAAAATGTCGTCTATTTTGTCAGTGCCGGAATGTCTCCCATCCCGACTCCTGTTTTCGAGCGCATGGTTTCGGAATATCGTAAATTGAATCAGCATGGCGACGTCGGTTGGCAGGAGGATATCGCAAAGAAACGCGAACTTTACGCAGGCGTAGGCAAGCTCATCAACGCAAAGCCTGGCGATATGGCGTTCATGCAGAATACCTCCCTCTCGATGTCGATGATAGCCTTGTCGCTGAAAAACAATGCTTGCAAAAAATACAATGTGGTTTCGATGCTCGATGAATTTCCAGCTACTACCGTCCCTTTTGAATATATCGGAACCGAGATGAAATATGTTTCACCGGTTTCATCCAGGTATTCCATCGAATCAATCCTCTCGCTCGTCGATGAAGATACCATGGCGGTCGTTACATCATATGTTCAATATGCGACAGGATTTCGTCAGGATCTGGCAAAGCTCGGCGCAGAACTGAAGAAAAGAAACATTCTCTTCATAGTGAATGCTACGCAGGGGTTTCCTATCTTTCCGATAGATGTCGAGAGAATGCACATAGATGCCATGAGCGCGTCACTTCATAAATGGGGGATGGCGGGGCTTGTTGGGGCGATATTCTACACCTCTGAAAAGTTTCGCGAAAGGTTTCCGACTCCGATAGCCGGATGGCTCTCTGTTCATCCGGACGAGGGGGATTTCATATACACCGAAAAAAACGCCCATCCTGAAATTTATGACTCGGCGGCGCAGTTCGATATAGGCAGTTCAAATCTTCAGGGCATAAATTCATTCGGTGCGGCCTTTGAATACATGAGTTCGATAGACTTTGGTCGGATGCGCGAGAGGATATTTAGCCTTTCCGACATCCTGATAAGAGGGCTTTCCAAGCTTCCGGTGAGGATAGTATCTCCAGTCGCAGACCCCGATGAAAGGTCTGCTAGCACATCTTTTTCAGTTGGAGAGAAAAGCAAAGAGCTGGTCTCATACCTCAGCAACAGGAAAATCTTAGTGTCCTACAGAGGCGGCAACATCCGCGTCGCTATAAATATCTTCAACGATGAAGGGGATATCGAAAAGCTGCTCGATGCTGTGGGTGATTTTATAAGATGA
- a CDS encoding oligopeptide transporter, OPT family: MQEFKPYVQADTHLKDFSLKSIVIGVLLGILFGSANAYLGLRVGLTISTSIPLAVIAVAFFRMMRPIFGHTGILEANIVNTTGSASSSLASGVIFTIPALFLWGFSPSIFQIGTLALFGGVLGVLFMIPLRRFLIVKEHENLPYPEGTASAQVLIAAEAGGTHAKSVFLGLGVGAIYKAILGFLKVISAHVSVAIPVLRKAVIGLETSPALLGVGFILNYKIASVMVAGGLLSWVVLIPLIATFGEGFTVPFFPEMVKPIIEMSPDEIWTRYIRYIGAGAVAFAGIITVLKSIPTMYASLKVGLAELTKRGSLRESQLRTDRDLPMIIVFGGALLVIIAIAAMPHIIGAGGGIIIRILSAICIAAFAFLFVTVSSRIVGMVGVTSNPTSGMTIVALLGTSFLFALLGWTDDSAKAAALTVGTVVAVAASIAGDISQDLKTGYIIGATPAKQQFSEIFGAVCSAFFIAAAVWLLGEAFTFGSAELPAPQATLMKTVVEGVLQGNLPWGLVFIGAAISLVAELVGLKSLAFAVGIYLPLSTMMPVFIGGVIRRVVDYIRCKKESLAEDAKDQGLLFSSGLIAGEGIMGVAIAFYAFFLGKPKGIGFELTGASGQIASFAIFMALALFIFRMARKKA, translated from the coding sequence ATGCAGGAATTCAAACCCTATGTTCAGGCAGATACCCATCTGAAAGATTTTTCCCTCAAATCCATCGTTATAGGTGTTCTCCTAGGGATTCTCTTTGGATCGGCCAATGCGTATCTAGGCTTGAGAGTCGGGCTTACCATATCGACCTCCATCCCTCTTGCGGTGATAGCAGTGGCATTTTTCCGAATGATGAGACCGATATTCGGGCACACCGGAATACTCGAGGCTAACATCGTCAACACGACTGGTTCGGCCTCATCTTCGCTGGCATCGGGAGTCATCTTTACGATCCCCGCATTGTTTCTATGGGGATTTTCACCCTCTATTTTTCAGATAGGAACTCTGGCCCTCTTCGGAGGGGTCCTCGGAGTTCTCTTCATGATTCCGCTTCGCAGGTTTTTGATAGTCAAGGAGCATGAAAATCTTCCCTATCCGGAAGGAACAGCTTCAGCACAGGTTCTTATAGCTGCGGAGGCCGGCGGCACGCATGCCAAGAGCGTATTTCTAGGCCTCGGCGTCGGCGCTATCTACAAGGCGATTCTAGGCTTTTTGAAGGTGATATCTGCGCATGTTTCGGTTGCGATCCCCGTTTTGCGAAAGGCTGTGATAGGGCTTGAGACCTCGCCCGCGCTTCTTGGCGTCGGATTCATCCTTAATTACAAAATAGCTTCTGTGATGGTGGCCGGCGGCCTCCTCTCCTGGGTCGTTCTAATCCCGCTTATTGCCACGTTCGGCGAGGGGTTTACGGTCCCATTTTTTCCGGAGATGGTGAAACCTATTATAGAGATGTCGCCGGATGAAATCTGGACGAGATATATCAGATATATCGGCGCGGGGGCGGTGGCGTTTGCGGGAATAATAACGGTGCTCAAGTCTATTCCGACGATGTACGCATCTCTGAAGGTAGGGCTTGCGGAACTTACCAAACGCGGCAGCTTGAGAGAAAGTCAGCTTAGAACCGACCGCGATCTTCCGATGATAATCGTATTCGGCGGCGCTCTTCTCGTAATAATAGCTATCGCTGCGATGCCGCATATCATAGGTGCCGGAGGAGGTATAATTATAAGAATTCTTTCTGCGATATGCATCGCAGCCTTCGCATTTCTCTTCGTCACAGTGAGTTCCCGCATCGTGGGGATGGTTGGTGTTACATCCAACCCTACATCGGGGATGACGATAGTGGCGCTGCTTGGCACCTCGTTTCTCTTTGCTCTTCTCGGTTGGACGGATGACTCCGCAAAGGCTGCAGCCCTGACGGTCGGAACGGTCGTGGCGGTGGCCGCTTCCATAGCAGGGGATATTTCGCAGGATCTGAAAACCGGATATATCATTGGAGCGACTCCTGCCAAACAGCAGTTTTCGGAAATCTTCGGTGCGGTATGCTCCGCGTTTTTCATCGCCGCAGCGGTATGGCTTCTCGGCGAGGCGTTTACGTTCGGTTCCGCAGAGCTTCCGGCTCCGCAAGCGACTCTTATGAAGACGGTGGTGGAAGGGGTTCTACAGGGAAATCTTCCGTGGGGGCTTGTATTCATAGGTGCGGCGATATCGCTCGTGGCCGAGCTCGTCGGATTGAAATCTCTGGCCTTCGCAGTTGGAATTTACCTTCCCCTCTCGACGATGATGCCTGTATTTATCGGAGGAGTTATCAGAAGGGTCGTCGATTATATCAGGTGCAAGAAGGAGAGCCTCGCCGAAGATGCCAAGGATCAGGGGCTGCTGTTTAGCTCCGGCCTCATCGCCGGCGAAGGGATCATGGGAGTTGCGATAGCCTTCTACGCATTCTTCCTCGGAAAGCCGAAGGGGATCGGGTTTGAATTGACGGGGGCTTCAGGCCAGATCGCCTCCTTTGCGATATTCATGGCGCTCGCTCTATTCATATTCAGGATGGCGCGCAAAAAGGCGTGA
- a CDS encoding cob(I)yrinic acid a,c-diamide adenosyltransferase has translation MALSKGYIQLYTGDGKGKSTAALGLAMRAVARGLSVHMIQFMKNDPGSAEATLARAHKNLFRVDQAGRKNFVDKKNPDPGDIAAAQNGFSIARDAILKSSADMIILDEINVAVDFGLISLRDLFAVLDMKPENVEIVLTGRGAPDELKERADLVTEMREVKHYYAIGVDAREGIEF, from the coding sequence ATGGCTCTTTCTAAAGGGTACATTCAGTTATACACCGGGGACGGCAAGGGCAAGTCCACCGCGGCCTTGGGGCTCGCGATGAGGGCGGTGGCGCGAGGACTTTCGGTTCACATGATTCAATTTATGAAAAATGATCCGGGCTCTGCAGAGGCGACTCTTGCACGGGCTCATAAAAATCTTTTTAGGGTCGATCAAGCTGGCCGTAAAAATTTTGTCGATAAGAAAAACCCTGATCCGGGCGACATCGCTGCAGCGCAAAATGGTTTTTCGATTGCACGGGATGCTATATTAAAGTCTTCGGCAGACATGATTATCCTCGACGAGATAAATGTCGCCGTCGATTTCGGACTCATATCGCTGCGTGATCTGTTTGCCGTTTTGGATATGAAACCTGAAAATGTAGAAATCGTACTTACAGGTCGCGGTGCTCCTGATGAGCTTAAGGAGCGTGCGGATCTTGTCACGGAGATGCGCGAGGTCAAGCACTACTACGCCATCGGCGTCGATGCGCGAGAAGGCATAGAATTTTGA